A genomic region of Candidatus Stoquefichus sp. SB1 contains the following coding sequences:
- a CDS encoding aspartate carbamoyltransferase catalytic subunit, which translates to MKNIVNLSDLSLNEIEELIDEAIAFKNGKEIDYHQKKVVANLFFEPSTRTHYSFDMAAGNLGCRTQNFEASNSSLKKGETLYDTCKLFESIGCDALVIRHTDEDYYRQLTGLKVPVLNAGDGKGNHPSQSLLDLMTIKEEFGHFKGLKVVIVGDILHSRVAHSNYEVMQRLGMTVYTSGPLEYKQEGYNYVNFDDVIEDMDVVMLLRVQHERHAGDENFSKEKYHEIYGLSLKRYNRLKDTAIIMHPAPFNRDVEIKDELVESEKSRIFTQMHNGVYVRMAMIHKVLEDE; encoded by the coding sequence ATGAAAAATATTGTGAATTTAAGTGATTTGAGTCTTAATGAAATTGAGGAATTAATCGATGAAGCTATTGCATTTAAAAATGGTAAAGAGATAGATTATCATCAAAAAAAGGTGGTAGCTAATCTTTTTTTTGAACCATCAACAAGAACGCATTATAGTTTTGATATGGCAGCTGGTAATTTGGGTTGCCGAACTCAAAATTTTGAAGCAAGTAATTCAAGTTTAAAGAAAGGTGAAACACTTTATGATACTTGTAAGTTATTTGAAAGTATTGGGTGCGATGCGTTAGTGATTCGACATACTGATGAGGATTATTATCGTCAATTAACTGGGTTAAAAGTTCCAGTGTTAAATGCTGGTGATGGGAAAGGAAATCATCCTTCACAATCGTTACTAGATTTAATGACAATTAAAGAAGAGTTCGGTCATTTTAAAGGACTAAAAGTTGTCATTGTCGGAGATATTCTGCATTCAAGAGTTGCTCATTCAAATTATGAAGTTATGCAAAGATTGGGTATGACGGTTTATACTTCAGGACCATTAGAATATAAACAAGAAGGTTACAATTATGTCAATTTTGATGATGTGATTGAAGATATGGATGTTGTGATGTTATTGCGTGTACAGCATGAACGACATGCTGGAGATGAGAATTTTTCTAAGGAAAAATATCATGAAATTTATGGATTATCTTTAAAACGATATAATCGTTTAAAAGATACAGCAATTATTATGCATCCAGCACCTTTTAATAGAGATGTAGAAATTAAAGATGAATTGGTAGAAAGTGAGAAGAGTCGTATTTTTACGCAAATGCATAATGGGGTTTATGTAAGAATGGCGATGATTCATAAGGTATTAGAAGATGAATAA
- the ylbD gene encoding spore coat protein YlbD, with translation MEIDDFKAFVRTIPSIKDEVVKGRYTWQQLYEFYVLYGADDKMWEPYKKSQVDLTGLLDIIKNVDLDALAKSFEGIQKVLDLVSGFVVKDEPKSQAKQWYDD, from the coding sequence ATGGAAATAGATGATTTTAAAGCATTTGTAAGAACAATTCCTTCAATTAAGGATGAAGTTGTAAAAGGACGATATACATGGCAGCAATTGTATGAGTTTTATGTTTTATATGGTGCTGATGATAAAATGTGGGAACCATATAAAAAATCACAAGTCGATTTAACTGGTTTATTAGATATTATTAAAAATGTTGATTTAGATGCATTAGCAAAGAGTTTTGAAGGAATTCAAAAAGTATTGGATTTAGTCAGTGGATTTGTTGTGAAAGATGAACCAAAGTCACAAGCAAAGCAATGGTATGATGATTAA
- a CDS encoding YlbF family regulator gives MYKEIDDLIKAITEDEIFKEFCKADQLLHDEKTLALLSRHQIAQEDYMRLKAYQNSDDLVSLKENLKAINKEISNHPQIMNYYQKYYALNELLESVTKIVFADISDDISLERFVL, from the coding sequence ATGTATAAAGAAATAGATGATTTGATTAAAGCAATAACAGAAGATGAGATTTTTAAAGAATTTTGTAAAGCAGATCAGTTATTGCATGATGAAAAAACTTTAGCTTTACTATCAAGACACCAAATTGCTCAAGAAGATTATATGCGACTAAAAGCATATCAAAATTCAGATGACTTGGTATCACTTAAAGAAAATTTAAAAGCAATAAATAAAGAAATATCAAATCATCCTCAGATTATGAATTATTATCAAAAATACTATGCATTAAATGAATTGTTAGAATCAGTAACAAAAATTGTATTTGCTGATATTAGTGATGATATTTCTTTAGAAAGATTTGTATTATGA
- a CDS encoding dihydroorotase, which translates to MNNYLLKNANLYKDQKFQIVDILIENGIITKIDDNIQKDVLTYDLKGKMVSHNFIDMHVHLREPGFEHKETIATGSLSALYGGYGTIVAMANTQPCMDNLDTVHDFEKRVEKDGHVNVYTYSAITKGLQGKELVDMAHLVEEDIVLGFSDDGKGVQSDEMMDLAMQLASNVDSIIVAHCEDESELHGGCIHDGIYAKEHGLTGINSASEYKQVERDLELVRHYQNRYHVCHISTKETVDLLRQAKHEGLPASGEASPHHLILTEENIKDCHPNYKMNPPLRSKADHQALIKGLNDQTIKVIATDHAPHAREEKNRPIQDAPFGIIGIQHAFPLLYTYLVKKDVVSLETILDALTIGPAHVLRLKGTVDEGDVANLCVFDLEQSFEILEKDIKSKSINTPFLNVQCYGKIIANIINGKMMKMEEM; encoded by the coding sequence ATGAATAATTATTTATTAAAAAATGCAAATTTATATAAAGATCAAAAATTCCAGATTGTTGATATTCTTATTGAGAATGGAATCATTACAAAAATTGATGACAATATTCAAAAAGATGTTCTTACATATGATTTAAAAGGGAAAATGGTTTCACATAATTTTATTGATATGCATGTTCATTTAAGAGAACCAGGATTTGAACATAAGGAAACCATAGCAACTGGAAGTTTAAGTGCTTTATATGGTGGTTATGGAACAATTGTAGCGATGGCCAATACCCAGCCTTGCATGGATAATTTAGATACAGTTCATGATTTTGAAAAGAGAGTAGAAAAAGATGGTCATGTGAATGTTTATACTTATAGTGCGATTACAAAAGGTTTACAAGGTAAAGAATTAGTAGATATGGCTCATCTTGTTGAAGAAGATATTGTTTTAGGTTTTTCCGATGATGGAAAAGGGGTTCAAAGTGATGAAATGATGGATTTAGCAATGCAATTAGCGAGTAATGTTGATTCAATCATTGTTGCTCATTGTGAGGATGAAAGCGAACTTCATGGGGGATGTATTCATGATGGGATTTATGCTAAGGAACATGGTTTAACTGGAATTAATAGTGCTTCTGAATATAAACAAGTTGAAAGAGATTTAGAACTTGTTCGTCATTATCAGAATCGCTATCATGTTTGTCATATTTCTACAAAGGAAACTGTTGACTTGTTAAGACAAGCAAAACATGAAGGATTGCCTGCTTCTGGAGAAGCATCACCACATCATTTGATTTTGACTGAAGAAAATATCAAAGATTGTCATCCTAATTATAAAATGAATCCGCCACTTCGTTCAAAAGCGGATCATCAGGCATTAATTAAGGGACTTAATGATCAGACAATTAAAGTGATTGCGACTGATCATGCTCCTCATGCAAGAGAAGAAAAGAATCGTCCTATTCAAGATGCACCATTTGGAATTATTGGCATTCAACATGCTTTTCCATTGTTATATACATATTTAGTGAAGAAAGATGTTGTTTCATTAGAGACGATTTTAGATGCTCTTACAATAGGACCGGCTCACGTATTGAGATTAAAAGGAACGGTTGATGAAGGGGATGTTGCTAATCTATGTGTTTTTGATTTGGAACAATCATTTGAAATTCTAGAAAAAGATATAAAGTCTAAATCTATCAATACACCATTTCTTAATGTTCAGTGTTATGGCAAGATAATAGCAAATATTATTAATGGAAAAATGATGAAAATGGAGGAGATGTAA
- the rsmD gene encoding 16S rRNA (guanine(966)-N(2))-methyltransferase RsmD, with translation MRVIAGKYKRRQLKTVNSHLTRPTTDKNKENLFNMIGPYFSGGICLDLFSGSGGLGIEAISRGMDELYCVDKQYKAYATIKENIQSLNIDDITHVYKMDYQKALALFADEKIHFDLVFLDPPYGMKINEKIISFMAEHDMLSDGCLIIIEDLKEEIFNVCEPFILKKQQSYGITTLWILEYKE, from the coding sequence ATGAGAGTTATTGCAGGAAAATATAAGCGACGTCAGTTGAAAACTGTGAATTCACATTTAACAAGACCAACAACTGATAAGAATAAGGAAAATTTGTTTAATATGATTGGTCCTTATTTTAGTGGAGGTATATGCTTAGATTTATTTAGTGGCAGTGGTGGTTTAGGAATTGAAGCGATAAGTCGAGGAATGGATGAACTTTATTGTGTTGATAAGCAATATAAAGCTTATGCAACAATTAAAGAAAATATTCAAAGTCTTAATATTGATGATATAACACATGTTTATAAAATGGATTATCAAAAAGCTTTAGCATTATTTGCTGATGAAAAGATTCACTTTGATTTGGTTTTTTTGGATCCACCTTATGGAATGAAAATCAATGAAAAAATTATTTCTTTCATGGCTGAACATGATATGTTATCGGATGGGTGTCTGATTATTATTGAAGATTTAAAAGAGGAGATTTTCAATGTTTGTGAACCATTCATATTAAAAAAGCAGCAGTCTTATGGTATAACTACACTATGGATTTTAGAATATAAGGAGTAA
- the coaD gene encoding pantetheine-phosphate adenylyltransferase, with the protein MKAVYAGTFDPVTNGHLDIIERASRMYEHLYVTIFDNPAKQTMFDLQERLSLLKAVTEKFDNVTVDYSSALAVEYAKELGASILVRGLRATMDFEYELQLAFSNQYLDDSVDMVFLMTRPNHSYISSSSVKEIASHHHSVEGLVPDVVEKALKTKINE; encoded by the coding sequence ATGAAAGCAGTTTATGCAGGAACATTTGATCCAGTTACAAATGGACATTTAGATATTATTGAAAGAGCAAGTCGTATGTATGAACATCTTTATGTAACAATTTTTGACAATCCAGCTAAACAAACAATGTTTGATTTACAAGAAAGATTGTCTTTGTTAAAGGCGGTTACAGAGAAGTTTGATAATGTAACAGTAGATTATAGCAGTGCATTGGCTGTTGAATACGCAAAAGAATTAGGCGCATCTATATTGGTGCGTGGTTTACGTGCAACGATGGATTTTGAATATGAATTGCAATTGGCATTTTCAAATCAATATTTAGATGATAGTGTTGATATGGTCTTTTTAATGACAAGACCTAATCATTCCTATATTTCTTCTTCATCTGTAAAAGAAATTGCTTCTCATCATCACAGTGTTGAAGGATTAGTACCAGATGTCGTAGAAAAAGCATTAAAAACAAAAATAAATGAATAG
- a CDS encoding YlbE-like family protein, with the protein MINDEIRMYLRLHPKWYLILSRYPQEFPTMLEQYRIENKLTLADRIEKVGTMLQMLEMLL; encoded by the coding sequence ATGATTAATGATGAAATTAGGATGTATTTAAGGTTACATCCTAAATGGTATTTAATTCTTTCACGCTATCCACAAGAATTCCCAACGATGTTAGAACAGTATCGTATTGAAAATAAGTTAACATTGGCTGATCGGATTGAAAAAGTAGGAACAATGTTACAGATGTTAGAAATGTTATTATAG